CAGATTGCTGCCGCCGCCCAGGACGCGGTAAGGCTGTTCCAGCGCCTCCGCGAGCTGCTCGTGGTTGCCCACGAACCACACCTCGGCCTCGCCGCCCACGCCCAGCGTGGTGAAGCGCGCGAGCGGCAGGCGTTCGATCCGCGCCCCGCTGCGGCTGGCCGTGACGGAAGTGGCGGTCACGCGCCCACCCCGGCCAGCTCGCGCGAGAGTTTCCACACGTCGCCCGCGCCCATCGTCACAATCACGTCACCCGCAGAGGCCGTCTCGCGCAGATACCGCACGACTTCCGCACGGTCGGGCACGTACCGGACGCCGGTGTGGCCGCCCTGGGCCATCCGGTCACTGACCAGCGTGGCGTGGATGCCGGGGATCGGCGTTTCGGAGGCGGCGGCGATGTCCAGCACCAGCACCTCGTCGGCGGCCATCAGGGCGTCGGCCAGGCGGGGCCAGGACTGCTGGGTGCGGAGGTAACGGTGGGGCTGGAACACCACCCGCACGCGGCGGCCGGTCTGCCGGGCGGCCTGCACCGCCGCCGCGACCTTGGTGGCGTTGTGCGCGTAGTCGTCGATGACCAGCGCCCCGTTCAGTTCCCCGATACGCTGCCAGCGGCGGCCCGGCCCCCGGAAGGCGGCGAGCGCGGCGGCGGCGGCCCCGAAGTTCCCGCCGTAGAGGTCCGTCACGGCCAGGGCGGCCAGCGCGTTCAGGACGTTGTGTGTTCCCGGCAGGCCGACGCGCGCCTCGCCCAGCGGTTCGTGGCGGCGCGTGACGGTGAAGGTCGTGCCTTCCGCGTCGGGCCGCAGGTTCACCGCGCGGTAGTCGGCCCCCTCGGCCTGGCCGTAGCTCAGACGCTCGCCGCAGGCCGTGACCAGGCCTTCCAGCCCCGGCCAGTCCGCGCAGTACAGCACCCGCCGGGCCTGCCCCACGAAGCGGGCGAAGGCCGCGTGCTGCTGCTCCACCGTCTCCCAGTACGTCGCCTGGTTGCCGCCCACGTGGTCGTCCTCGGCATTGGTAAAGACCGCTGTCTGGCACGCGAGGGCCGCGAAGCCCCGGTCGGACTCGTCCACCTCGGCCACGAACGGCCCCGCGCCGACGCGGGCATTGCTGCCGAACTCCGGCACGATGCCGCCCACGAAGGCGGCCGGGTCCAGGCCCGCGCCCTGCATCGCCACCGCGATCATCGAGGTGGTGGTGGTCTTGCCGTGGGTGCCGATCACGCCCACCGAGGGGGAGGCCCGCAGCAGCTCGTCCAGCAGCGCCATCCGGGGGCGGACCTCCACCCCGGCCGTCCGCGCCGCCACGAGTTCGGGGTGATCCTTGGGCACGGCTTCGGACGCGATCAGCACGTCTATGCCCTGCACGTGGGCCGGGTCGTGGCCGGTGGCGACCGGAATGCCCTCCCGCACGAGTTGCTCGGTGAGTTCGGAGGGATGCGCGTCGCAACCGCTGACCCGGACGCCACGCGCCGCGAGCAGCCGGGCAAAGGCGCTCACGCCGATACCGCCGATGCCCATCAGGTGATAGTGCGGCGGCCGGGAAAGGGGAGAGGCCGGGCGGGAGGCCGGTTCGGGTGAGCGGGGGGAAGAGTCAGTCATGGTGAGAAGTCCGGGGCACGGGCAGGGGCACTCAGCGCAGGTACCGCTCCACGAGGTCGGCAAAACGGCCCGCTGCACCCGCAGGCGAGCGCCCCAGGGCCGCCTCCCGCATCGCCGCGCGCGTGCCCGACGCCGCACACTCTAGCACCGCCCCGCCGAGTGCCCCGCTTACATTCGCCTGCTCCACCACCCGTCCGGCTCCCGCCTCCTGCACGCTGAGCGCGTTGTGGAACTGGTGGTTCTCGGCCGATTCGGGCAGCGGCACCATCACCAGCGGGACGCCGTGAAAGGCCGCCTCGGCCAGCGTGCCCGTGCCCGCGCGGGTGATCGCCAGGTCGGCGGCCGCCCACGCCGCCACCGCGTCCACGTACCCGGCCGCGTGGTACCAGGGCAGATCGGCCACCCGGGGCGCCACCTCCTCCAGCCAGCGCGGCCCGGTGGAGTGCAGCACCTGGACGGGGCCTTCCGGCGAGCGGCCCGCCGTTCCGAAGACCCCCCGCAGAATCTCGGGCACCGCGTTGTTCAGCGCCAGCGACCCCTGCGAGCCGCCCATGACCAGCAGGGTCAGCGGACCGTCCTGCAACCCCAGGCGCGTCAGGGCTTCCGCGCGCGGCAGGCGCTCCTCCCGCACGGGCATCCCGACCAGCGTGGCCTTGCCCGCGGGCAGGCCGATCACGTGGGGATAGGCCGTCCCCACCGCCCGCGCCCGCCCCACCGCCAGGCGCTGCGTCAGCCCCAGGCGGGCGTTCTGCTCGTGCAGCACGGTCGGCAGGCCCAGGCTCTGCGCGGCGAGCACCCCCGGCAGGCTGGCAAAGCCCCCGAAGCCCACCACCGCGCCGGGTTGGGCATCCTTGAGAAAGGCCCGTGCCTCCGCCACGCCCCGCACGGCCCGCAGCAGTTCGCGGGGGTCGGGGCGGCCCTGCCCGCTGCGGGCGAGCTTCCCGGCGTCCACCCCCTCGAAGGCGAGGTTCTGCTCGGCGGCCACCCGTTCCTCCATCCCGCCCCGCTGCCCCAGCAGCACGGCCTGATGCCCGCGCGCCATCAGCTCGCGTGCGGTAGCGACCGCCGGATAGATATGTCCCCCCGTGCCTCCCGTTGCCATCACGACCAGACTCATCGGGGGAGTGTAGAGCGCCAGTGCGTGGGAAGTGGTCAGTGGAAGGGGAACAGCCGCACCCCACTGACCACTCACCTGAGTTCAGTCGAACAGGTCCCCGATGCTGCGCCCCACGCCGCCCCCGTGGTTCTCCCCGCCGCCCAGGCCCTGCTCGAACTCCTCGTAGGGCTGGACGACCACGAAGCCGTCCCCCTGGAAGACCATCTGATACGTCTCGCCGCCGCCGCGACCGAAGATGCTCCGCAGGCTGGCGTCCATGCGGAGCTGGGGCTGGAGGTTCCCGCTCCAGGCGACCGTGGCGTTGGGGTCGGTGAAAATCGGCTCGTGCGGCGTGACCCGCAGCGTCAGCGGCTTGCCGTGGCTGAGGATCGCCACCAGCCCGCTCCCCTGGAGCCGCACACTGAAGAGGCCGCCCGCCGCCATGCCCGCCACGCGGCGGTGCATCGTGATGTCGTAGTTCACGCTGTCCTCGAAGGCCAGCAGGTCGTTGCCGTTCACGTTCAGGCTGTCACCCGCGAGGCGCAGAATCTGGATTTCCTTGCCCTGGTCAGCCAGGTAGGCCACGCCCCGGCCCTCGATCTTGGCGAGTGGACTCATCTCCTGGCTCACCGCCCGCTTGAGGGCCTTCATCAGCCCGCCTTCCAGCGTGCCCTCGCGCTTGAAGGAAAGGTTGCCCTTGTAGGCCACCATCGCGCCCAGCTTGCTCCAGATGCGGCCACTGACCTTCACTTCCAGCATCTTGCTGCTCTCCAGCTCGAACACCTCGCCGGGGTTGTCCCGCTCGGCGGTCTGGGCCAGGAAATCGCGGAGACTGTAACTGCCGTCGGTATTGGTCATGCTGCCGGGTACGGCGCCGGGCTCAGGAAGGTTCCCGGGCCGTACGCTGAGAGCCATGTCTTCTGCACCGTCTTCTCTGCCCGCCCCGCTCGACCTGCTGACAGCGGTTCGTGAACGCCGCACCGTGGACCTGGCCCGGCTGAAGCCCGATCCCATCCCCCACGCCGTCCTGCTGACGCTGCTGGAGGCCGCCAACTGGGCCCCCACCCATGGGAGGACCGAACCCTGGCGCTTCGTGGTCTTTACCGGGGAGGGCCGCCTGCGGCTGGCCGAGGTGCTGGCCGGGTCGCTGGCCCGCCTGAAGGGGGAAGAGCAACCCGACCCCGAAGTCCTGCGGACCCAGCAGGCGCGGCAGAGGCTGGCCCCGGTGTGGATTGCCGTGGCCGCAGAACCCGCCGAGCAGCCCCGGATGCCGCTGCACGAGGAGCAGTGGGCGGTGGCCTGCGCCGTGCAGACGCTGATGCTGGCGGCCCGGTCGCTGGGCATCGCCAGCAAGTGGATCACCAACGCGCCCAGCCTGCATCCGCACACCCGTGAGGCGCTGGGGTTCGGGGAGCGGGCCAGCATGATGGGGCTGGTGTATCTGGGCTATCCGCAGGGTGAGTGGCCTGCCGGGGAACGCCGTCCCATCGAGGACAAGGTGCGCTGGGTGGAGGGCGCGGCGCGGGGAGGGACCGACGGAAGGGCGGGTTAAAGCTGGGGGGTTTCCTGGTGGGGCGTTGGAAGGTGTTCCCCCCACCCCGCCGGGGGCAGGGGGAGCTTTCCGCTGCGCTCGGCAAAGGGAGACTCGTTGCGCGGCGGAGATGTTTGGGGCGTGGACGGTTCCTGCCTGGAACGTATTGATTTCCGCCGGGCGGCTGCGGGCCTGCGGCCCGAAAGCTCCTCTGCTCTGCCTGCCCACTCGAAAGGTGGAACCTGGCCGTCGCCTCCAGAATTTTGCAAAGACAGGGGCTTCAGCTTTGGCCGGTATCAAGGCGGCTTGGGTTTGCTGCTCCTCCCCCCCGGTGGGCTGGGTGATGCACAGAAGTCTGCTATTAGGAGAGAAATACGTTGGGGACGGCAAGAAAAGCTCCTCCCCCTTGAGGGGGGAGGCCGGGTGGGGGTGAACGGGCCTGGCGGAGAGAGGCCAATGGATAACCCAATGACCGCCCCTCACAGCACCCCTGAGCCGGAAGAGGCGCAAAGCGCGCGGCACAGCGGGACGCCCCAGGCCGGATCCCGGGAACTTTCGGTCTTCTGCTCACGTATCTAAACTTCTCCCGGTGTCGCACGTGGTCCGAACGTGACGTGTGCCTGAACACGGGAGGGGCGTTTGCTAGACTGACGCGCTACGGCCCCGGCTCCCCGCCGCTTTTTGTTTCAAGCCGCCCACAGCCGCTTTCGCGCCCCAGGAGTACGCATGGCAGAACCCACCAGAGCACGCGCCCGCAGCAAGGCCACCGCGCCCACGCCTCAGGTGTCGGGTGCCCCCGTGACCGAGGACGCCCCCCAGGAGAGCAAGATCAAGACCCCCACCAAGCCCCGCCCCCGCACGTCGCCCCGCGCCGCCAAGGCCGAGGCCGCTGCTCCGGTCACCCCCGATGAGGCCGCCGTGACCGACGCGCCCGCCAAGGAAGCCGCGCCCAAGAAGGCCGCCCCGAAGAAGGCCGCACCCAAGAAAACGGCCGAGGCCAGCGGCGCAGAAGAGGCCGCCCCGGCCGCGCCCGCCAAAAAAGCCGCGGCCAAGGCGGCTCCGGCCAAACCCGCCAAGGCCGCCGGTCCCGCCGACAAGCCGTACTACGCGCACCCCAGCATTCAGGAGATGCTGAAGGCGGGCCGCGCGGCGGGCGTGCTGTCGAGCGAGGAGATCGCGGCGGCGCTGTCGGTCGCGCTGGAGGCGAACGGGCTGGACCCCGAGAGCGCCGAGGCCTTCGAGGACATGCAGCTCTACCTCGCCGGACAGGGGATCGAGGTGCAGGACCTCGACGAGGAGGACGAGGAAGAGGACATCGAGGAGGAGGGGGAAGGCGCCGCCCCCGGCGCGGCCGCTGCGGACGACGAGGAGGAGAAGTACTTCGACGACATGCCGCGCGCCGTGTCCAACGACCCGGTCCGGCAGTACCTCCACGAGATCGGCCGGGTGCCGCTGCTCACCCTCGAAGAGGAGATCGCCCTCGCCCGCCGCATCGAGGAAGGCGAGGAGGCCCGCCGGGCGCTGGAGGAGACGGGCGACGACCTGGACGACCGCGCCCGCCGCCGCCTGATGCGCCAGATGGAAGACGGGGCCGCCGCCCGCCAGGGGTTGATCGAGGCCAACCTGCGCCTGGTCGTCTCCATCGCCAAGAAGTACACCGGGCGCGGCCTGGGCTTCCTCGACCTGATTCAGGAAGGCAACCAGGGCCTGATCCGCGCGGTCGAGAAGTTCGAGTACCGCCGCCGCTACAAGTTCAGCACCTACGCGACGTGGTGGATTCGTCAGGCCATCAACCGCGCGATTGCCGACCAGGCCCGCACCATCCGCATCCCGGTCCACATGGTCGAGACGATCAACAAGCTGACCCGCACCGCCCGCCAGCTCCAGCAGGAACTCAGCCGCGAGGCCACCTACGAGGAGATCGCCGAGGCGATGGGCCCCGGCTGGGACGCCAACAAGGTCGAGGAGGTGCAGAAGGTCAGCCAGGAACCGGTGTCGCTCGAAACCCCCATCGGTGACGAGAAGGACTCCTTCTACGGCGACTTCATCCCCGACGAGAACCTCGATTCCCCAGTGGACAACGCCGCCAAGACCCTGCTCTCCGAGGAACTGGAAAAGGCCCTCTCCAAGCTCACCGAGCGCGAGGCCCTGGTCCTGAAGTTCCGCAAGGGCCTGGTGGACGGCCGCGAACACACCCTGGAGGAAGTCGGCCAGCGTTTCAACGTGACCCGCGAGCGCATCCGCCAGATCGAGAACAAGGCGCTGCGCAAGCTCAAGTACCACGAGAGCCGCACCCGCAAGCTGCGCGACTTCCTCGACTGAAGCCTTTGGCCATCTGCCTGCCCCCGTCCCCGTGGCGGGGGTTTTCTCTTGCTGGGGAAGTGCCTGAACTGTGCTCCTTTCCGTCCCTGCCTGCGCTAGCCTGAAGCCATAGACACCGTGCCCTCTCCCGCTGCCTCCCCCACGCGGCCCCGGCCCCGGTGGGCGGACCGCTCCTGGCTGCTGGTGCTCGTCCCGCTGGCGGGCCTGGCCTGGCTGCCCTGGTGGTCGGTGCTGGGGCTGATGCTGGCGCTGGCGATCACGCACGGGGAAGGGGAGGCGCGCTCGGTGCGGGTGCCGCTGCTCCTGCTGGGCGGTGGCCTGGGCCTGGCGTTGCTGCTGCCCGGAATGCGGGGGCCGGAGGGGGCGCTGGCCTTCACGCAGATGTTCGGAAGGGTGATGGGCGGGACGGCGCTGGTGTACCTGGCGTCGTCGGCGCTGGACGGGGGGCGCGTGGGGTGGGGAACCGTCTGGCTCGGCGTCCTGCTGCTGCTGGGGAGTGTGCTGCCGGGCGAGGGGCCGCCTCTGGTGCTGGCCGTGGGCCTGCTCGCGCTGGTGCTGGCGCTGCTGGGGGCGGTGGGCGCCGAGAACCGCCCGTTCTTGCGGTTGGGCGGGAGTGGGCGGGCGCTGCTGGGCGTGGCGGGGCTGGCACTGGTGGGCGCGGTTCTGGTGGGCCTTCTGGCCTTTGCCTGGCAGGGCCGCCCCGCGCCTCCGTCTCTGGCGGTGCCCCCGCCGGTCACTACGCGGGGGCCCGGGGCAGGCACGGCGGTGCGGCCTGCCTCTCCGCCCGCTTCTGTGGCACGTCCGCGTGCCAGACCGGCACCGACTCCGCAGGCGGCCCCGTCGCTGGGCACCGACCTGCCCCTGCTGGGCGGCCTGTTTCTGATGCTGGCGCTACTGCTCCTGTTCCTGCGTGGGCGGGCCGAGCGGTGGCGCGCGGGGGTGCGCCCGCGGTGGTGGGAGCTGCTGGCGGCAGCGGGTCTGCTGGTCGCGGCCCTGCTGGGCATCGCCTTTGTCTTCGCGGCACCTGGGAGCGGCATGGGTGGTGGGCTAGGGGGGGCGGCAGGCCCCGGCGGAGCCACCGGGCCGCTCAGCGAGCTGGCACAGGACCCCCTTTCCCGCCTGGGTGCGCGGGTGCTGTGGTGGCTGAGCCTGATCTCCTTCGTCGTCCTGACCGTGCTGGCGGGGGCGGTGGTCTGGCTGGCCCTGAAACTGCACCCCGATCCAGCGGGGGAGGCGGGGGAAGCCGACCCCGCGCCAGTTCCCGCGCCCACCCCGCCCGAGGCCCTGCACCGCGTCCGCCTGGCCTACCGCGCCGCCCTGACCTCGCTCGCGGAGGCAGGGTTGGGGCGCGGCGGGTCGGAAACACCCGCCGAACACGCGGGCCGCGCCGTGCGCGAGCTGCCCTCCCTGGCTGCGCCCTTGGGCACCCTGGTCGCCGCCTACGCCCCCGTGCGCTACGGCGGGCGCGTCACCGACGAGGACGCCGACGCCGCCGAGCGGGCCGCGCGGGACGTGGCGCAGCTCACGGCGGGCGTGCGGCTGAAGCGTGATGAACCGGAAAGCGAGACACCATGACGAACCGAAGTGTAGAGGTGGCAAGCGTGCAGACCTACGCCGCGCGCGTGCTGGAGAATGTCGCCCACGTGCTGGTCGGCAAGGAGGCCGTGACCCGGCTCGCGCTCGCGGGCATCCTGGCGGGCGGGCACCTGCTGCTGGAGGACGCGCCCGGCACCGGCAAGACCATGCTGGCCCGCGCGCTGGCCGCCAGCCTGGGCCTGGGCTTTCGCCGCGTGCAGTTCACGCCGGACCTGCTCCCCAGCGACGTGACCGGCGTGAGCGTGTACCGCCCGGCCAGCGGCGAGTTCGAGTTCGTGCCGGGGCCGATCTTCACGGGCCTGTTGCTGGCCGACGAGATCAACCGCGCCACGCCCAAGACGCAGTCGGCCTTGCTGGAGGCGATGGGGGAGGGGCAGGTCACCGAGTCGGGCGTCACCCACGTCCTGCCGCCGCCCTTCGTGGTGATCGCCACCCAGAACCCCATCGAGCACGAGGGCACCTACCGCCTGCCTGAAGCGCAGCTCGACCGCTTCCTGCTGAAGCTCTCGGTGGGGTATCCCACGCTGGAGGAGGAAGTGCGGATGCTGGACCGCCTCCAGGGGGCGCACCCGATTGACACGCTCGGTCCGGTCGCCACCCCCGCCGACCTGCTGGCGGCCCGCGCGGCGGTGCGGGCCGTACGAGTCTCGGACGACCTGCGGCGTTACATGGCCGCCCTGAGCGCCCGGACCCGTTCACATCCGCAGGTGGCGCTGGGCGGCGGTCCGCGCGCCAGCCTCGCGCTTCAGGGGGTCGCGCAGGCGCTCGCGGCGCTCTCCGGGCGCGCGTTCGTGCTGCCCGACGACGTGAAGGCCGCCGCCCCGGGCGTCCTCGCGCACCGCCTGACCCTGCGCATCGAGGCCCGGCTGGCGGGCACCCGCCCCGAGGAGGTCGTCGCGGATGTGCTGCGGCAGGAACCGGTGCCCGCCGAACCCCTCCCTGCCGGGGCGACCCTCTGAACCTTCCCGCGCTGCTGCTGACCCTCGCGGCGTTGCTGACGGTGCTGCTGGCCGCGTTCCTGACCGCCCGCCGTCCGCCGCGCGTGACCCTCACCCGCGACTTTCCGCCGCAGGGCTTCGAGGGGACGCGCCTCCCGTACCGCGTGCGGGTCGAGGTCGAGTCGCGCTGGCCGCTGCGGGTGCTGATCGAGGACCCCACGCCCCTGAGCGTGGTGCCCGGCGAGCAGTTCGTGCTGGGCGGCCTGACGGTCGGCCGCAGCGTGACCGAGCGGGTCACGAACTTGACGCTGAACCGCCGGGGCGAGTACACCTGGCCGGGCGGCACGCTGCGCTGGGCCGATCCCCTGGGGCTGTTCTGGCACGCGGCCCCGCTGCCCCAGCCCAATCAACACGGCCCCGCGCGGCTGGAGGTCTACCCCGGCACCCACGGCCTGCTGCTCCCCGACCTGCTGCGCCCGCTCCTCAGCGAGGGCACCCTCTCGCGCACGCTGGGCCTCGAAGACCCCATCAGCCTGCGCGGCGCGCGGCCCTACCTGCCGGGCGATCCGCC
The window above is part of the Deinococcus metallilatus genome. Proteins encoded here:
- the murG gene encoding undecaprenyldiphospho-muramoylpentapeptide beta-N-acetylglucosaminyltransferase; protein product: MSLVVMATGGTGGHIYPAVATARELMARGHQAVLLGQRGGMEERVAAEQNLAFEGVDAGKLARSGQGRPDPRELLRAVRGVAEARAFLKDAQPGAVVGFGGFASLPGVLAAQSLGLPTVLHEQNARLGLTQRLAVGRARAVGTAYPHVIGLPAGKATLVGMPVREERLPRAEALTRLGLQDGPLTLLVMGGSQGSLALNNAVPEILRGVFGTAGRSPEGPVQVLHSTGPRWLEEVAPRVADLPWYHAAGYVDAVAAWAAADLAITRAGTGTLAEAAFHGVPLVMVPLPESAENHQFHNALSVQEAGAGRVVEQANVSGALGGAVLECAASGTRAAMREAALGRSPAGAAGRFADLVERYLR
- a CDS encoding AIM24 family protein, with amino-acid sequence MTNTDGSYSLRDFLAQTAERDNPGEVFELESSKMLEVKVSGRIWSKLGAMVAYKGNLSFKREGTLEGGLMKALKRAVSQEMSPLAKIEGRGVAYLADQGKEIQILRLAGDSLNVNGNDLLAFEDSVNYDITMHRRVAGMAAGGLFSVRLQGSGLVAILSHGKPLTLRVTPHEPIFTDPNATVAWSGNLQPQLRMDASLRSIFGRGGGETYQMVFQGDGFVVVQPYEEFEQGLGGGENHGGGVGRSIGDLFD
- a CDS encoding AAA family ATPase, which produces MTNRSVEVASVQTYAARVLENVAHVLVGKEAVTRLALAGILAGGHLLLEDAPGTGKTMLARALAASLGLGFRRVQFTPDLLPSDVTGVSVYRPASGEFEFVPGPIFTGLLLADEINRATPKTQSALLEAMGEGQVTESGVTHVLPPPFVVIATQNPIEHEGTYRLPEAQLDRFLLKLSVGYPTLEEEVRMLDRLQGAHPIDTLGPVATPADLLAARAAVRAVRVSDDLRRYMAALSARTRSHPQVALGGGPRASLALQGVAQALAALSGRAFVLPDDVKAAAPGVLAHRLTLRIEARLAGTRPEEVVADVLRQEPVPAEPLPAGATL
- the rpoD gene encoding RNA polymerase sigma factor RpoD — translated: MAEPTRARARSKATAPTPQVSGAPVTEDAPQESKIKTPTKPRPRTSPRAAKAEAAAPVTPDEAAVTDAPAKEAAPKKAAPKKAAPKKTAEASGAEEAAPAAPAKKAAAKAAPAKPAKAAGPADKPYYAHPSIQEMLKAGRAAGVLSSEEIAAALSVALEANGLDPESAEAFEDMQLYLAGQGIEVQDLDEEDEEEDIEEEGEGAAPGAAAADDEEEKYFDDMPRAVSNDPVRQYLHEIGRVPLLTLEEEIALARRIEEGEEARRALEETGDDLDDRARRRLMRQMEDGAAARQGLIEANLRLVVSIAKKYTGRGLGFLDLIQEGNQGLIRAVEKFEYRRRYKFSTYATWWIRQAINRAIADQARTIRIPVHMVETINKLTRTARQLQQELSREATYEEIAEAMGPGWDANKVEEVQKVSQEPVSLETPIGDEKDSFYGDFIPDENLDSPVDNAAKTLLSEELEKALSKLTEREALVLKFRKGLVDGREHTLEEVGQRFNVTRERIRQIENKALRKLKYHESRTRKLRDFLD
- a CDS encoding nitroreductase family protein, whose protein sequence is MSSAPSSLPAPLDLLTAVRERRTVDLARLKPDPIPHAVLLTLLEAANWAPTHGRTEPWRFVVFTGEGRLRLAEVLAGSLARLKGEEQPDPEVLRTQQARQRLAPVWIAVAAEPAEQPRMPLHEEQWAVACAVQTLMLAARSLGIASKWITNAPSLHPHTREALGFGERASMMGLVYLGYPQGEWPAGERRPIEDKVRWVEGAARGGTDGRAG
- a CDS encoding DUF4129 domain-containing protein, whose protein sequence is MPSPAASPTRPRPRWADRSWLLVLVPLAGLAWLPWWSVLGLMLALAITHGEGEARSVRVPLLLLGGGLGLALLLPGMRGPEGALAFTQMFGRVMGGTALVYLASSALDGGRVGWGTVWLGVLLLLGSVLPGEGPPLVLAVGLLALVLALLGAVGAENRPFLRLGGSGRALLGVAGLALVGAVLVGLLAFAWQGRPAPPSLAVPPPVTTRGPGAGTAVRPASPPASVARPRARPAPTPQAAPSLGTDLPLLGGLFLMLALLLLFLRGRAERWRAGVRPRWWELLAAAGLLVAALLGIAFVFAAPGSGMGGGLGGAAGPGGATGPLSELAQDPLSRLGARVLWWLSLISFVVLTVLAGAVVWLALKLHPDPAGEAGEADPAPVPAPTPPEALHRVRLAYRAALTSLAEAGLGRGGSETPAEHAGRAVRELPSLAAPLGTLVAAYAPVRYGGRVTDEDADAAERAARDVAQLTAGVRLKRDEPESETP
- the murC gene encoding UDP-N-acetylmuramate--L-alanine ligase, which produces MTDSSPRSPEPASRPASPLSRPPHYHLMGIGGIGVSAFARLLAARGVRVSGCDAHPSELTEQLVREGIPVATGHDPAHVQGIDVLIASEAVPKDHPELVAARTAGVEVRPRMALLDELLRASPSVGVIGTHGKTTTTSMIAVAMQGAGLDPAAFVGGIVPEFGSNARVGAGPFVAEVDESDRGFAALACQTAVFTNAEDDHVGGNQATYWETVEQQHAAFARFVGQARRVLYCADWPGLEGLVTACGERLSYGQAEGADYRAVNLRPDAEGTTFTVTRRHEPLGEARVGLPGTHNVLNALAALAVTDLYGGNFGAAAAALAAFRGPGRRWQRIGELNGALVIDDYAHNATKVAAAVQAARQTGRRVRVVFQPHRYLRTQQSWPRLADALMAADEVLVLDIAAASETPIPGIHATLVSDRMAQGGHTGVRYVPDRAEVVRYLRETASAGDVIVTMGAGDVWKLSRELAGVGA